CTGGAGACCGCATGAACGCCTCCCTCGACAGCACCATCGACTGGGCCCGGGTCCGCGCCGACTTCCCGCTGCTGGCCCGCAAGGTCCACGGCAAGCCGCTGATCTACTTCGACTCGGCCAACACCGGACAGAAGCCGGAGCCGGTGATCGCCGCTGTCGATGACTTCTATCGCCATCACAACGCCAACGTCAGCCGTGCCGTGCACGCGCTGGGGACCGAGGCGACCGATGCCTACGAGGGCGCGCGCAACAAGCTGGCCCGGTTCGTCAACGTGCGTGGCGACGAGCTGGTGCTGTGCAGCGGCACCACCTTCGCGCTGAACCTGGTCGCGTACTCGTGGGCGCTGCCGCGCCTGCAGCCGGGCGATGCGATCGTGCTCACCCGCATGGAGCACCACGCCAACATCGTGCCGTGGCAGCTGGTCGCCCAGCGTACCGGTGCGACGATCAAGGTTGCCGAGCTCGATGAGCGCGGCGAGCTCGACCTCGATCGCCTGTACGCGCTTCTGACGCCGGACGTGAAGCTGCTGTCGCTGACCCACGTCTCCAACGTGCTCGGCACCGTCAACCCGGTGCGCGAGATCTGCCGCGAGGCACGCAAGCGCGGCATCGTGAGCGTGGTCGACGGTTCGCAGGCGGCGCCGCACCGGGCGCTCGACATTGCGTCGATCGGCTGCGACTTCTACGCCTTCACCGGCCACAAGATGTCCGGCCCGACCGGTACCGGCGCGCTGTGGGCGCGTCGCGAGCACCTGGCCGCGATGCCACCGTTCATCGGCGGCGGCGAGATGATCAAGGAAGTGCGCTTCGAAGGCACGGTCTTCAACGACCCGCCGCACAAGTTCGAGGCCGGCACGCCGAACATCGCCGGTTTCATCGGCCTGGGCGCGGCGGTCGATTACCTGTCCGCGCTGGGCATGCACAACATCGAGGCGCGCGAGCAGGCATTGCTCGCCCATGCCACCGAGGAGCTGTCGAAGGTCGAGGGCGTGCGCATCTTCGGCGAGGCCCGCGAGAAGGCGGCGGTGATCAGCTTCCTGGTCGAAGGCGCGCATGCGCACGACCTGGCCACCCTGCTCGACCTGGAAGGCGTGGCGATCCGCTCCGGCCACCATTGCGCGCACCCGCTGATGCACCACTTCGGCGTCGCCGCGACCTGCCGCGCCTCACTGGCCTTCTACAACACCCACGACGAGGTCGAGGCCTTCGTTGCGGCGCTGCGCAAGGTACGTAAACTGCTCGCATGACCGCTCCCGACACCGCCGCGCTCGACGCGCCCGCCATCCAGTTCCGCAACGCCACCCACGCCGACATCGATGCGCTGGTCGCGCTGGTCGAGTCGGCCTACCGTGGCGACGCCAGCAAGCAGGGCTGGACCACCGAAGCCGACCTGCTCGGCGGCCGCCGCACCGGCGCCGACGACATCCAGGCCTGCATCGATCGTCCGCAGAGCGTGATCCTCATTGCCGAGCGCGATGGCGGCCACGGCCGTCGCCAGCTGCTCGCCTGCGCCCATGTGGCGGTCGAGCATGGCGCCGGCTACTTCGGCATGTTCTCGGTCGACCCGACCCTGCAGGGCGGCGGCATCGGCAAGGTCGTCATCAACGAGGCCGAGCGCCTGGTCCGCGAGGACTGGGGCATGGCCGCGATGCGCATGACCGTGATCGACGTGCGCGAGGAACTGATCGCCTTCTACGAGCGCCGCGGCTACCACCGCACCGGCATCAAGAAGCCGTTCCCGTACGGCGACGAGCGTTTCGGCCAGCCCAAGCGCGACGACCTGCGGTTCGAAATCCTCGAAAAGCCACTGACCGCATGAGCGACTGGGTCTTCGTCTGCGCCACCTCGCAATTGCTCCCGGGCGAATCGACCGTCGCCTGGGACGGCGATACCCCGATCCTGGTGGTCAACTACGACGGCGATTACTACGCGCTCGAGGACAAGTGCTCGCACGAGGACTTCGAGCTCTCCGCCGGCACCTTCGACGGCGAGGAAGCCACGATCGAATGCGTGCTCCACGGGGCCAAGTTCGACGTCCGCGATGGCCGGCCGCTTTGCGCGCCGGCGTACGAGCCTGTGCCGAAATTCCCGGTCAAGGTCGAGGACGGCGGGATCTGGACCCGCGACGATCGCGCTTGAACCATGCCGGCCTCGCGCTGCAAATACAGCAGCCGCTGAGCCCAACGCGCCACACGCACCAAATGCGAATGGCTCGCATTAGTATTCCCTGGCATCCGGCGCATCGATGGCGCCGCACACTCAGGGAAATCCATGTCGAACAGGAAGTTCGTAGCGTCGCCGCTCGCCGGCGCAGTGGCGGTCGCCTTCACCGCTGTCGTTGTTTCCACCCCCGCCCTGGCCAATCCAGCCGATGAGGGCCTGGCCAAGGACCTCGACACGATCGAAGTCCACGGCCAATACGTCGACAAGCCCTCGTCGGTGAAGTACACCGAGGCGCTGCTCGACACCCCGCAGACGATCACGGTAGTCACCAAGGAAGTGATGGACCAGCAGAACCTGATCGGCCTGCGCGACGTCCTCAGCACCCTGCCCGGTATCACGTTCGGCGCCGGCGAAGGCGGTGGCGGCTACGGCGACAGCATCACCCTTCGCGGCTTCAATGCCAACAGCGACATCACCACCGACAACGTCCGCGACAGCGCCCAGTACACACGCAGCGATACCTTCAACCTCGACGCGATCGAGCTGATCAACGGTTCCAACTCGGTGTATTCCGGCGCCGGCTCGGTCGGGGGCAACATCAACCTGGTCAGCAAGACCGCACGCAAGGGCGACTTCACCGTGCTGCAGGGCGGAGCGGGCACCGACAGCTACGGCCGCATCACGGTCGACAGCAACACCGACTTCGACAACGGCACCGCCTTCCGTCTCAACGCAATGGTCCACCGAAACGACGCCCCCGGCCGCGACTACGAGAGGTTCAAACGCTGGGGCATCGCGCCGTCGCTGGCCTTCGGCCTTGGCAGCGACACCCGCTTCACCGCGAGCTATCTCCACCAGAGCGACAACAACATCCCGCAATACGGCGTGCCCTACTTCAGCACCTACGGCGGTCCGTTGCCCGGTGTCGACCCGTCCAACTACTACGGCTACCACAACATCGACAGGCAGAAGATCGATGTCGACATGCTCACCGGAGTATTCGAGCACGACTTCAGCGACCGGATGACGCTGCGCAGCCTGGCCCGTTACCAGCAAGTCGACCAGCTCAGCGTCGTCGACGCGCCACAGGGCACCTGGTGCCTGGAAAGCGGCGTCAACCCGGCGACCGGCCTGGCCTGTCCGCGCCAGCTCCGTCCCGGCAGCTACCAGCCCCGCGGCCCGCGTGGCCATTCGCGCGATACGAGCAACTCCATCGCGATCAGCCAGACCGACCTGACCTCGCGCTTTGCGACCGGTTCGATCCAGCACGCGCTCGTCGCCGGCATCTCATTCTCGCGCGAAGGCTTCGACCTCGACACAGTCAACCTGCTGCGCAACCCGAACGGCAGCCCGGCGACGCTGCCGATCATGAGCCTGACCAACCCCGACTCGCTGTGGACCGGTCCGATCAATCCGGTGCTGGTCGGCCGCACCGAGGGCACCCAGGACAACCAGGCCGTCTACGTGTTCGACACGCTCGAGTTCAACGAGCAGTGGATGCTGAACCTGGGCGCGCGCTACGAGCACAATGAAGGCGA
Above is a genomic segment from Lysobacter sp. S4-A87 containing:
- a CDS encoding cysteine desulfurase, yielding MNASLDSTIDWARVRADFPLLARKVHGKPLIYFDSANTGQKPEPVIAAVDDFYRHHNANVSRAVHALGTEATDAYEGARNKLARFVNVRGDELVLCSGTTFALNLVAYSWALPRLQPGDAIVLTRMEHHANIVPWQLVAQRTGATIKVAELDERGELDLDRLYALLTPDVKLLSLTHVSNVLGTVNPVREICREARKRGIVSVVDGSQAAPHRALDIASIGCDFYAFTGHKMSGPTGTGALWARREHLAAMPPFIGGGEMIKEVRFEGTVFNDPPHKFEAGTPNIAGFIGLGAAVDYLSALGMHNIEAREQALLAHATEELSKVEGVRIFGEAREKAAVISFLVEGAHAHDLATLLDLEGVAIRSGHHCAHPLMHHFGVAATCRASLAFYNTHDEVEAFVAALRKVRKLLA
- a CDS encoding GNAT family N-acetyltransferase, translated to MTAPDTAALDAPAIQFRNATHADIDALVALVESAYRGDASKQGWTTEADLLGGRRTGADDIQACIDRPQSVILIAERDGGHGRRQLLACAHVAVEHGAGYFGMFSVDPTLQGGGIGKVVINEAERLVREDWGMAAMRMTVIDVREELIAFYERRGYHRTGIKKPFPYGDERFGQPKRDDLRFEILEKPLTA
- a CDS encoding non-heme iron oxygenase ferredoxin subunit; translated protein: MSDWVFVCATSQLLPGESTVAWDGDTPILVVNYDGDYYALEDKCSHEDFELSAGTFDGEEATIECVLHGAKFDVRDGRPLCAPAYEPVPKFPVKVEDGGIWTRDDRA
- a CDS encoding TonB-dependent receptor, which gives rise to MSNRKFVASPLAGAVAVAFTAVVVSTPALANPADEGLAKDLDTIEVHGQYVDKPSSVKYTEALLDTPQTITVVTKEVMDQQNLIGLRDVLSTLPGITFGAGEGGGGYGDSITLRGFNANSDITTDNVRDSAQYTRSDTFNLDAIELINGSNSVYSGAGSVGGNINLVSKTARKGDFTVLQGGAGTDSYGRITVDSNTDFDNGTAFRLNAMVHRNDAPGRDYERFKRWGIAPSLAFGLGSDTRFTASYLHQSDNNIPQYGVPYFSTYGGPLPGVDPSNYYGYHNIDRQKIDVDMLTGVFEHDFSDRMTLRSLARYQQVDQLSVVDAPQGTWCLESGVNPATGLACPRQLRPGSYQPRGPRGHSRDTSNSIAISQTDLTSRFATGSIQHALVAGISFSREGFDLDTVNLLRNPNGSPATLPIMSLTNPDSLWTGPINPVLVGRTEGTQDNQAVYVFDTLEFNEQWMLNLGARYEHNEGDSVTWNVKTFTAPTAANPNPDNTNIGAILGRNPVAANEDDLFSYRAGLVYKPRKNGTLYASFSNSTTPSKASVNGSCIASGTSGTASCNVAPENAVNYEIGTKWDIADRLALTASVFRNDRENYKVPDPLNPLNPSGEQQRDGEARVDGVTLGAAGQLSHYWSIFANVTFLDSEVLQGVSDSCIANPRAACGNTAAIPDPLKGKPLSGTPERSGSAWTTYDLDRWTLGYGISYLGSHEYYVGTGARAGTIKGYTTHRAMVGYDLNQQVSLQLNVNNLFDKEYFIRGRNTGWATPGDTRSVVLSAAYRF